In Thauera sedimentorum, a single genomic region encodes these proteins:
- the nifT gene encoding putative nitrogen fixation protein NifT — protein MANIMIRKTAEGGLSFYLPKRDLEDNIVSIEFDQADKWGGELKLANGGTYYVDPLDAQPKLPISLRAKRVDAPE, from the coding sequence ATGGCCAACATCATGATCCGCAAGACCGCCGAGGGCGGGCTGTCGTTCTACCTGCCCAAGCGCGACCTGGAAGACAACATCGTCTCGATCGAATTCGACCAGGCCGACAAGTGGGGTGGCGAGCTGAAGCTGGCCAACGGCGGCACCTATTACGTCGATCCGCTGGACGCGCAGCCCAAGCTGCCGATCTCGCTGCGCGCCAAACGCGTCGACGCCCCGGAATGA
- a CDS encoding DNA-deoxyinosine glycosylase has product MTRVFSFPPIAAPHARLLVLGSMPGAASLAAGQYYAHPRNAFWPIMGALYGFDPRAAYAERVACLQAAGVAVWDVLASCVRPGSLDSAIDAASAQPNDFRAFFAAYPGIRRVYFNGAAAEAAYRRHVLPQGAWADLPALRLPSTSPAHAALDLARKAEAWRVLTAS; this is encoded by the coding sequence ATGACGCGGGTGTTCAGCTTTCCGCCGATCGCTGCGCCGCACGCGCGCCTGCTGGTGCTCGGCAGCATGCCGGGCGCCGCCTCGCTGGCCGCCGGGCAGTACTACGCCCATCCGCGCAATGCCTTCTGGCCCATCATGGGTGCGCTCTACGGCTTCGATCCGCGCGCCGCCTACGCCGAGCGCGTCGCCTGCCTGCAGGCCGCCGGCGTGGCGGTGTGGGACGTGCTGGCTTCCTGCGTGCGTCCGGGCAGCCTGGATTCGGCGATCGATGCGGCCAGCGCGCAGCCCAACGACTTTCGCGCCTTCTTCGCTGCCTATCCGGGCATCCGGCGCGTCTACTTCAACGGCGCGGCGGCCGAGGCCGCGTATCGCCGCCACGTGCTGCCGCAAGGCGCCTGGGCCGATCTGCCGGCGCTGCGCCTGCCGTCCACCAGCCCCGCGCACGCCGCCCTGGACCTGGCGCGCAAGGCCGAGGCCTGGCGGGTGTTGACCGCATCCTGA
- the thpR gene encoding RNA 2',3'-cyclic phosphodiesterase has translation MIRPAHAPPTDRLFLALWPDKRLRSALARHRDAWRWPADARRVRSDKLHLTLHFIGAVPAARTAGLLSGLAVPFDAFEVVLDRPALWPQGLAVLEPQVVPPPLAALHTALGDVLRAADLPVEARPFRPHLTLARRAAGARPPAQAVALRWAVSHYALVASDLGADGGYRVLARYPATEAGA, from the coding sequence GTGATCCGGCCCGCCCACGCCCCTCCCACCGACCGCCTGTTCCTCGCCCTGTGGCCGGACAAGCGCCTGCGCAGTGCGCTCGCCCGCCACCGCGACGCCTGGCGCTGGCCGGCGGATGCGCGCCGGGTGCGCAGCGACAAGCTGCACCTGACCCTGCATTTCATCGGCGCGGTGCCGGCCGCGCGTACCGCCGGGCTGCTGTCCGGGCTTGCCGTGCCCTTCGACGCTTTCGAAGTGGTGCTCGACCGCCCCGCCTTGTGGCCGCAAGGGCTCGCGGTGCTGGAGCCGCAGGTCGTGCCGCCGCCGCTGGCGGCCCTGCACACCGCCTTGGGCGACGTCCTGCGTGCCGCCGATCTGCCGGTGGAGGCGCGTCCCTTCCGCCCCCACCTGACCCTGGCGCGGCGCGCCGCCGGCGCCCGCCCGCCGGCGCAGGCCGTCGCGCTGCGCTGGGCGGTGAGCCACTACGCCCTGGTGGCTTCGGACCTCGGCGCGGACGGCGGCTATCGCGTGCTGGCGCGCTATCCGGCCACGGAGGCGGGCGCATGA
- a CDS encoding DUF6976 family protein — protein MTKAAISPSAGRLMSVAEAAERIAAGAWLWIAGDEALLHRLPRGHWIGGTIPYFMGQDGGQTSREQLFVTEVEVHGAPPQIRFHDLTSLARLCAEAPEHGYSFLIIPAFSAVHSYYARNAPGFEDMFVKPVVGWVAGVHLDELSDATPGVIDGETGVFDSERALVMHVPLPADRYARVEIVNLLEQGDGDRIRFPETGFSAGECLINGQPARLADYLAARDIDLSLPLVADYCGAMVNVSFKGVDKANGRVDFYAPVFGDVEYRLARRRVDGTGHAGAEGAAFSCNCILNYLYDRLEGRRTGAFTGPMTFGEIAYLLLNQTLVYLAIERT, from the coding sequence ATGACTAAAGCAGCGATTTCCCCTTCCGCCGGCCGCCTGATGAGCGTGGCCGAGGCCGCAGAGCGCATCGCCGCCGGCGCCTGGCTGTGGATCGCCGGCGACGAGGCGCTGCTGCACCGCCTGCCGCGCGGCCACTGGATCGGCGGCACCATCCCCTACTTCATGGGGCAGGACGGCGGCCAGACGAGCCGCGAGCAGCTCTTCGTCACCGAGGTGGAGGTGCATGGCGCGCCGCCGCAGATCCGCTTCCATGACCTCACCTCGCTCGCGCGCCTGTGTGCCGAAGCGCCCGAGCACGGCTACTCCTTCCTCATCATCCCGGCGTTCTCCGCGGTGCATTCCTACTATGCGCGCAACGCCCCGGGCTTCGAGGACATGTTCGTCAAGCCGGTGGTCGGCTGGGTCGCCGGCGTGCACCTGGACGAACTGAGCGATGCCACCCCCGGGGTGATCGACGGCGAGACCGGGGTGTTCGACAGCGAGCGCGCGCTGGTCATGCACGTGCCGCTGCCGGCCGACCGCTACGCGCGCGTGGAGATCGTGAACCTGCTCGAACAGGGCGACGGCGACCGCATCCGCTTCCCGGAGACCGGCTTCTCGGCCGGCGAATGCCTGATCAACGGCCAGCCGGCGCGCCTGGCTGACTATCTGGCGGCGCGCGACATCGACCTCAGCCTGCCGCTGGTGGCCGACTACTGCGGGGCGATGGTCAACGTGTCCTTCAAGGGCGTGGACAAGGCGAACGGGCGGGTGGATTTCTACGCCCCGGTGTTCGGCGACGTGGAGTACCGGCTGGCACGCCGGCGCGTCGACGGGACCGGGCACGCCGGCGCGGAGGGGGCGGCGTTCTCCTGCAACTGCATCCTCAACTACCTCTACGACCGCCTGGAAGGCCGGCGCACCGGCGCCTTCACCGGGCCGATGACCTTCGGCGAGATCGCCTACCTGCTGCTCAACCAGACCCTGGTCTATCTGGCCATCGAGCGGACCTGA
- a CDS encoding 4Fe-4S dicluster domain-containing protein, with protein sequence MALKILQSECTSCGDCKPVCPTKSITDKGGIFKINPDTCTECEGEFDEPQCVAVCPGTDSTIVPLAA encoded by the coding sequence ATGGCGCTCAAGATCCTGCAATCCGAATGCACCTCCTGTGGGGACTGCAAGCCGGTGTGCCCGACCAAGTCGATCACCGACAAGGGCGGCATCTTCAAGATCAACCCGGATACCTGTACCGAGTGCGAGGGCGAGTTCGACGAGCCCCAGTGCGTGGCGGTGTGCCCGGGTACCGACAGCACCATCGTCCCGCTCGCCGCCTGA
- a CDS encoding CZB domain-containing protein: MQSAYMAIERNGEGEESLTASKAAHEAELGRWYLEGGGRARFAGTSAYARMAKPNERVHARVHEVIGLLAQDWENDPKVCERMIGAMREAESASGEVLAAIDAMVAERHG, from the coding sequence ATGCAGAGCGCCTACATGGCGATCGAGCGCAACGGCGAAGGCGAGGAGTCGCTGACCGCCTCCAAGGCGGCGCACGAGGCCGAGCTGGGACGCTGGTATCTGGAAGGCGGCGGGCGCGCGCGCTTTGCCGGCACCAGCGCCTATGCCCGCATGGCCAAGCCCAACGAGCGCGTGCACGCGCGGGTGCACGAGGTGATCGGACTGCTGGCGCAGGACTGGGAGAACGACCCCAAGGTGTGCGAGCGCATGATAGGCGCGATGCGCGAGGCCGAATCGGCCAGCGGCGAGGTGCTGGCCGCGATCGACGCGATGGTGGCCGAACGCCACGGTTGA
- the nifD gene encoding nitrogenase molybdenum-iron protein alpha chain, with translation MSTLTREETESLIQEVLEVYPEKAKKDRAKHLAVNDQSIEQSKKCITSNRKSQPGVMTIRGCAYAGSRGVVWGPVKDMIHISHGPVGCGQYSRGGRRNYYVGATGVNTFAEINFTSDFQEKDIVFGGDKKLAKIMQEIEQLFPLHKGISVQSECPIGLIGDDIEAVSKKAAKEMNKVVVPVRCEGFRGVSQSLGHHIANDAIRDWVLSNRDGKEFESTPYDVTIIGDYNIGGDAWASRIFLEEMGLRVIAQWSGDGTIAEMENTPKAKLNLLHCYRSMNYISRHMEEKYGIPWMEYNFFGPTKIEESLRRIAAFFDDSIKEGAERVIAKYKPMMEAVIAKYKPRLQGKRVMLYVGGLRPRHVIGAYEDLGMEVVGTGYEFAHGDDYDRTIKEMGNATLLYDDVTGFELEEFVKRVKPDLVGSGIKEKYIFQKMGIPFRQMHSWDYSGPYHGYDGFAIFARDMDMTLNNPCWGKQTPPWKKSAEADEVKAAA, from the coding sequence ATGTCTACGCTCACCCGTGAAGAAACCGAGAGCCTGATCCAGGAGGTTCTCGAGGTTTATCCCGAGAAGGCCAAGAAGGACCGCGCCAAGCACCTGGCGGTCAATGACCAGTCGATCGAGCAGTCGAAGAAGTGCATCACCTCCAACCGCAAGTCGCAACCCGGCGTGATGACCATCCGTGGCTGTGCCTATGCCGGTTCGCGCGGCGTGGTGTGGGGACCAGTCAAGGACATGATCCACATCTCCCACGGCCCGGTCGGCTGCGGCCAGTATTCGCGCGGCGGTCGGCGCAACTACTACGTCGGCGCCACCGGCGTGAATACCTTTGCCGAGATCAACTTCACCTCCGACTTCCAGGAAAAGGACATCGTCTTCGGCGGCGACAAGAAGCTCGCCAAGATCATGCAGGAGATCGAGCAGCTCTTCCCGCTGCACAAGGGCATCTCGGTGCAGTCCGAGTGCCCGATCGGCCTGATCGGCGACGACATCGAAGCCGTCTCCAAGAAGGCCGCGAAGGAAATGAACAAGGTCGTTGTGCCGGTGCGCTGCGAAGGTTTCCGCGGCGTGTCGCAGTCGCTCGGCCACCACATCGCCAACGACGCCATCCGTGACTGGGTGCTGTCGAACCGCGACGGCAAGGAGTTCGAGTCCACCCCCTACGACGTCACCATCATCGGCGACTACAACATCGGCGGCGACGCCTGGGCTTCGCGGATCTTCCTCGAGGAGATGGGCCTGCGCGTGATCGCCCAGTGGTCCGGCGACGGCACCATCGCCGAGATGGAGAACACCCCGAAGGCGAAGCTCAACCTGCTGCACTGCTACCGCTCGATGAACTACATCAGCCGGCACATGGAAGAGAAGTACGGCATCCCCTGGATGGAGTACAACTTCTTCGGCCCGACCAAGATCGAGGAGTCGCTGCGCCGCATCGCCGCCTTCTTCGACGACAGCATCAAGGAAGGCGCCGAGCGCGTGATCGCCAAGTACAAGCCGATGATGGAAGCCGTCATCGCCAAGTACAAGCCGCGTCTGCAGGGCAAGCGGGTGATGCTCTACGTCGGCGGCCTGCGTCCGCGCCACGTCATCGGCGCGTACGAGGACCTGGGCATGGAAGTGGTCGGCACCGGCTACGAATTCGCCCACGGCGACGACTACGATCGCACCATCAAGGAAATGGGCAACGCCACCCTGCTGTATGACGACGTCACCGGCTTCGAGCTGGAAGAGTTCGTCAAGCGCGTCAAGCCCGACCTGGTCGGCTCCGGCATCAAGGAAAAGTACATCTTCCAGAAGATGGGCATCCCCTTCCGCCAGATGCACAGCTGGGACTACTCCGGCCCGTACCACGGCTACGACGGTTTCGCGATCTTCGCCCGCGACATGGACATGACGCTCAACAACCCGTGCTGGGGCAAGCAGACCCCGCCGTGGAAGAAGAGTGCCGAAGCGGACGAAGTGAAGGCTGCCGCCTGA
- the nifH gene encoding nitrogenase iron protein, protein MAKLRQAAIYGKGGIGKSTTTQNLVAALAEAGKKVMIVGCDPKADSTRLILHSKAQNSVMELAAEAGSVEDLELEDVMSVGFGGVKCVESGGPEPGVGCAGRGVITAINFLEEEGAYDEELDFVFYDVLGDVVCGGFAMPIRENKAQEIYIVCSGEMMAMYAANNISKGIVKYANSGGVRLAGLICNSRNTDREDELIEALAAKLGTQMIHFVPRDNVVQHAEIRRMTVIEYDPKAKQADEYRALAKKIIENTKFVIPTPCTMDELEELLMEFGIMEQEDESIVGKTAAELAAEAAAA, encoded by the coding sequence ATGGCAAAACTTCGTCAAGCCGCCATCTACGGCAAGGGTGGCATCGGCAAGTCCACCACCACCCAGAACCTGGTCGCCGCGCTCGCTGAAGCCGGCAAGAAGGTGATGATCGTCGGCTGCGACCCGAAGGCCGACTCCACCCGCCTGATCCTGCACAGCAAGGCGCAGAACTCGGTCATGGAACTGGCTGCCGAGGCCGGCTCCGTGGAAGACCTCGAGCTCGAGGACGTGATGTCCGTCGGCTTCGGTGGCGTGAAGTGCGTCGAGTCCGGTGGCCCGGAACCCGGCGTGGGCTGCGCCGGCCGCGGGGTGATCACCGCGATCAACTTCCTGGAAGAGGAAGGCGCCTACGACGAAGAGCTCGACTTCGTGTTCTACGACGTGCTGGGCGACGTGGTCTGTGGCGGTTTCGCCATGCCGATCCGCGAGAACAAGGCGCAGGAAATCTACATCGTGTGCTCCGGCGAGATGATGGCCATGTACGCCGCCAACAACATCTCCAAGGGCATCGTGAAGTACGCCAACTCCGGTGGCGTGCGTCTGGCCGGCCTGATCTGCAACAGCCGCAACACCGACCGCGAAGACGAACTGATCGAGGCGCTGGCCGCCAAGCTGGGCACCCAGATGATCCACTTCGTGCCGCGCGACAACGTGGTGCAGCACGCCGAGATCCGCCGCATGACCGTGATCGAGTACGACCCGAAGGCCAAGCAGGCCGACGAGTACCGCGCGCTGGCCAAGAAGATCATCGAGAACACCAAGTTCGTGATCCCCACCCCCTGCACCATGGACGAGCTCGAAGAGCTGCTGATGGAGTTCGGCATCATGGAGCAGGAAGACGAGTCCATCGTCGGCAAGACCGCCGCCGAACTGGCCGCCGAAGCCGCTGCCGCCTGA
- a CDS encoding DUF6129 family protein: protein MIGAEVIDAAADALGRHGYGEVAIEALRKQWPALRFVACPDDDVPPRLKPAAAGEGWALYYIAGGEHCLSLTTDPAAAIGLVLAEVQPDD from the coding sequence ATGATAGGCGCCGAGGTCATCGACGCTGCGGCCGACGCGCTCGGCCGCCATGGCTACGGCGAAGTCGCCATCGAGGCCCTGCGCAAGCAGTGGCCGGCGCTGCGCTTCGTCGCCTGCCCGGACGACGACGTGCCTCCGCGCCTCAAGCCCGCGGCCGCAGGCGAGGGCTGGGCGCTGTACTACATCGCCGGCGGCGAGCACTGCCTGTCGCTCACCACCGACCCGGCCGCCGCCATCGGCCTGGTGCTCGCCGAGGTCCAGCCCGACGACTGA
- a CDS encoding dinitrogenase iron-molybdenum cofactor biosynthesis protein — MNATAPNGSPVSRETALRIAMAARTLPGVNVAAFVHALGERLGLPVTDEKLARMTVADLKAMLQGDEIVDPGIEGSVLKSAVRYLWGEGLADDAPAPDADAPQGEGALTVAVASNSAEQLDGHFGSCNRFLIYRVAEDGIWLTGVRATLEADGAEDRNAARAELLAGCQLVYVQSIGGPAAAKVVRVGVHPVKFPAGGAAREVLKQLQSVLNSPPPWLARALGKEARSLARFVPAAEAEA; from the coding sequence ATGAACGCCACCGCCCCCAACGGCAGCCCGGTCTCGCGCGAAACCGCGCTGCGCATCGCCATGGCCGCGCGCACCCTGCCCGGGGTCAATGTCGCCGCCTTCGTGCACGCCCTGGGCGAGCGCCTCGGCCTGCCGGTCACCGACGAGAAGCTCGCGCGCATGACCGTGGCCGACCTCAAGGCCATGCTGCAGGGAGACGAGATCGTCGATCCCGGCATCGAAGGCAGCGTGCTGAAGAGTGCGGTGCGCTACCTGTGGGGCGAGGGCCTGGCCGACGACGCCCCCGCGCCGGACGCCGATGCGCCGCAGGGCGAGGGCGCCCTGACGGTGGCGGTGGCCTCCAACAGCGCCGAGCAGCTCGACGGCCATTTCGGCTCCTGCAACCGCTTCCTGATCTACCGCGTGGCCGAAGACGGCATCTGGCTCACCGGCGTGCGCGCCACGCTGGAGGCCGACGGCGCCGAGGACCGCAACGCCGCGCGCGCCGAACTGCTCGCCGGCTGCCAGCTGGTCTATGTGCAGTCCATCGGCGGCCCGGCGGCCGCCAAGGTGGTGCGCGTCGGCGTGCACCCGGTCAAGTTCCCGGCGGGCGGTGCGGCGCGCGAGGTACTCAAGCAATTGCAGTCGGTGCTCAACAGCCCGCCGCCCTGGCTGGCCCGCGCGCTCGGCAAGGAGGCGCGCTCGCTGGCGCGCTTCGTTCCGGCCGCCGAGGCCGAGGCATGA
- a CDS encoding PAS domain-containing protein, with translation MKKKNIVLTGREVSLGADEQIVSKTNLKGQITYANRAFMHLCDYAENDLLGVQHNIVRHPDMPRAVFHMMWETLQAGQEFFGFVKNLTANGDHYWVFANVTPDREPGGEVVGYFSVRRRPSQRGVEAAGALYAEMVAAERQAGPARAIEASRALLEERLGGQSYERFALALQLG, from the coding sequence GTGAAGAAAAAGAACATCGTATTGACCGGGCGCGAGGTGTCGCTCGGGGCGGACGAGCAGATCGTCAGCAAGACCAACCTGAAGGGGCAGATCACCTACGCCAACCGCGCCTTCATGCATCTGTGCGACTACGCCGAGAACGATCTGCTCGGTGTGCAGCACAACATCGTGCGCCACCCGGACATGCCGCGTGCGGTCTTCCACATGATGTGGGAAACCCTGCAGGCCGGGCAGGAGTTCTTCGGCTTCGTGAAGAACCTCACCGCCAACGGCGACCACTACTGGGTGTTCGCCAACGTCACCCCCGACCGCGAGCCCGGCGGCGAGGTGGTGGGCTACTTCTCGGTGCGCCGCCGGCCCTCGCAGCGCGGGGTCGAGGCCGCCGGCGCGCTGTACGCCGAGATGGTCGCGGCCGAGCGCCAGGCCGGCCCGGCCCGCGCGATCGAAGCCTCCCGGGCGCTGCTCGAAGAGCGCCTCGGCGGGCAATCCTACGAACGCTTCGCGCTTGCGCTGCAACTGGGCTGA
- a CDS encoding NAD(+)--dinitrogen-reductase ADP-D-ribosyltransferase yields the protein MNRCNLPAEALASLAFQLAPVDLEVDGVQPLHRPLFERLSLVDDATARAQLFMHYMTAHFLLDDAPAQGLTEHARIDRSRLDYLRLLRGWLFDSEGREGAVLKSWVESRFGLLTGFHRGPLGDGDCPARTAFEHERAAGLYGTGALEAQVDLLYAYAQHELARRHAGKRHLTLYRGISGRDALATLAPLPDGRNAVLLNNLSSFSASRERAGEFGDRVMECAVPLPKVLAFARLLPGRLQGEDEYLVIGGVAAVRRVD from the coding sequence GTGAATCGCTGCAATCTGCCCGCCGAAGCCCTGGCCAGCCTGGCTTTCCAGCTCGCCCCGGTGGATCTCGAAGTGGACGGCGTGCAGCCCCTGCACCGCCCCTTGTTCGAGCGTTTGTCGCTTGTCGACGATGCGACAGCGCGCGCGCAACTCTTCATGCACTACATGACCGCCCACTTCCTGCTCGACGACGCCCCGGCGCAGGGCCTCACCGAGCACGCGCGCATCGACCGCAGCCGGCTCGACTACCTGCGCCTGCTGCGCGGCTGGTTGTTCGACTCGGAAGGCCGTGAAGGGGCGGTGCTGAAGAGTTGGGTGGAATCGCGCTTCGGCCTGCTCACCGGCTTCCACCGCGGCCCGCTGGGCGACGGCGACTGCCCGGCGCGCACCGCCTTCGAGCACGAGCGCGCGGCCGGCCTGTACGGCACCGGCGCGCTGGAAGCGCAGGTGGATCTCCTCTACGCCTACGCCCAGCACGAACTGGCGCGCCGCCACGCGGGAAAGCGCCACCTCACCCTCTACCGCGGCATCAGCGGGCGCGACGCGCTGGCGACGCTCGCCCCCCTGCCCGACGGACGCAACGCGGTGCTGCTCAACAACCTGAGCTCCTTCTCCGCCAGCCGCGAACGCGCCGGCGAATTCGGCGACCGGGTGATGGAATGCGCGGTGCCGCTGCCAAAGGTGCTGGCCTTCGCCCGCCTGCTGCCCGGCCGCCTGCAGGGCGAGGACGAATACCTGGTGATCGGCGGCGTGGCCGCCGTGCGCCGGGTCGATTGA
- the nifK gene encoding nitrogenase molybdenum-iron protein subunit beta, whose product MQIVDDIKPCYPLFRDDDYKASLKNKQDLFEEKVPDDKIAETFEWTTTKEYQELNFAREALTINPAKACQPLGAVLCALGFEKTLPYVHGSQGCVAYFRTYFNRHFKEPIACVSDSMTEDAAVFGGQKNMFDGLENAKALYKPEMIAVSTTCMAEVIGDDLNAFINNSKKEGHIAQDFPVPFAHTPSFVGSHTTGWDNMFEGIARYFTLNSMEGKVPGSNGKLNFVPGFETYLGNYRVIARMMKEMGVEASILSNPTEVLDTPSDGEYRMYAGGTTMDEVKDAPNAHNTILLQPWQLEKTKKFVENTWNHEVPKLNIPMGLAWTDEFLMKVSEITGKEIPASLEIERGRLMDMMQDSHTWLHGKKFALYGDPDFVMGMTQFLLELGAEPLHVLSNNANKRWGKAMDKLLASSPYGANAKVYVGNDLWHLRSLCFTEKPDFLIGNSYGKYIQRDTAHKGPQFEVPLIRLGFPIFDRHHLHRMTTLGYEGAMYILTTLVNAVLEKLDDETRGMGTTDFNYDLVR is encoded by the coding sequence ATGCAGATCGTTGACGACATCAAGCCCTGCTACCCGCTGTTCCGCGACGACGACTACAAGGCGTCGCTGAAGAACAAGCAGGACCTGTTCGAAGAGAAGGTGCCCGACGACAAGATCGCCGAAACCTTCGAGTGGACCACCACCAAGGAATACCAGGAGCTCAACTTCGCCCGCGAAGCGCTGACCATCAACCCCGCCAAGGCCTGCCAGCCGCTGGGCGCGGTGCTGTGCGCGCTGGGCTTCGAGAAGACCCTGCCCTACGTGCATGGCTCGCAGGGCTGCGTGGCCTACTTCCGCACCTACTTCAACCGCCACTTCAAGGAGCCGATCGCCTGCGTGTCCGACTCCATGACCGAAGACGCGGCGGTGTTCGGCGGCCAGAAGAACATGTTCGACGGTCTGGAAAACGCCAAGGCGCTGTACAAGCCGGAGATGATCGCGGTGTCCACCACCTGCATGGCGGAAGTCATCGGTGACGACCTCAACGCCTTCATCAACAACTCCAAGAAGGAAGGCCACATCGCGCAGGACTTCCCGGTGCCCTTCGCCCACACCCCGTCCTTCGTCGGCAGCCACACCACCGGCTGGGACAACATGTTCGAGGGCATCGCGCGCTACTTCACCCTCAACTCCATGGAAGGCAAGGTCCCGGGCAGCAACGGCAAGCTCAACTTCGTGCCGGGCTTCGAGACCTACCTGGGCAACTACCGCGTCATCGCCCGCATGATGAAGGAGATGGGCGTCGAGGCGAGCATCCTCTCCAACCCGACCGAAGTGCTCGACACCCCGTCGGACGGCGAGTACCGCATGTACGCCGGCGGCACCACCATGGATGAGGTGAAGGACGCCCCGAACGCGCACAACACCATCCTGCTGCAGCCCTGGCAACTCGAGAAGACCAAGAAGTTCGTCGAGAACACCTGGAACCACGAGGTGCCCAAGCTCAACATTCCGATGGGCCTGGCCTGGACCGACGAGTTCCTGATGAAGGTCTCCGAGATCACCGGCAAGGAAATCCCGGCCTCCCTGGAGATCGAGCGCGGCCGCCTGATGGACATGATGCAGGACAGCCACACCTGGCTGCACGGCAAGAAGTTCGCGCTCTACGGCGATCCGGACTTCGTCATGGGCATGACCCAGTTCCTGCTGGAACTCGGCGCCGAGCCGCTGCACGTACTGTCCAACAACGCCAACAAGCGCTGGGGCAAGGCGATGGACAAGCTGCTGGCCTCCAGCCCCTACGGCGCCAACGCCAAGGTGTATGTCGGCAACGACCTGTGGCACCTGCGCAGCCTGTGCTTCACCGAGAAGCCCGACTTCCTCATCGGCAACTCCTACGGCAAGTACATCCAGCGCGACACCGCCCACAAGGGCCCGCAGTTCGAAGTGCCGCTGATCCGCCTCGGCTTCCCGATCTTCGACCGCCACCACCTGCACCGCATGACCACCCTGGGCTACGAGGGCGCGATGTACATCCTCACCACCCTGGTCAACGCCGTGCTGGAGAAGCTCGACGACGAGACCCGCGGCATGGGCACCACGGACTTCAACTACGACCTGGTGCGCTGA
- a CDS encoding SIR2 family protein, translating into MDTCLAEIRAALASGTVVPFLGADVLADVSHRDTGRKMPATSDELILALNNGQPMAPRLMYEFPRAAMNVELKRGRSAVNRAMEQIYANDGWSEAAVHRWLAGLELPYVIDLNRDSGLQKLYANRPHTLIVGTARIASGLRYKLYRHDGTGYSAAVEESEIDPAAPILFKPCGTPWPEPQWIASDADYVDYITELMGGFAIPNYLKERRKGLKYLVAGTRLNRDTVRMLLSDFIYSAAQPAGWALIPEPNDKERRFCARIGLTVVEADVRELAGISINEPAAA; encoded by the coding sequence ATGGACACGTGCCTTGCAGAGATCCGCGCCGCCCTAGCCAGCGGCACCGTCGTCCCCTTCCTCGGCGCCGACGTGCTGGCCGACGTGAGCCACCGCGACACCGGGCGCAAGATGCCGGCGACCAGCGACGAGCTGATCCTCGCGCTCAACAACGGCCAGCCGATGGCCCCGCGGCTGATGTACGAATTCCCGCGCGCGGCGATGAACGTCGAACTCAAGCGCGGGCGCAGCGCGGTGAACCGCGCCATGGAGCAGATCTACGCCAACGACGGCTGGAGCGAGGCCGCGGTGCACCGCTGGCTGGCTGGCCTCGAACTGCCCTACGTGATCGACCTGAACCGCGACAGCGGCCTGCAGAAGCTTTACGCCAACCGCCCGCACACGCTGATCGTCGGCACCGCGCGCATCGCCAGCGGGCTGCGCTACAAGCTCTACCGGCACGACGGCACCGGCTACAGCGCCGCGGTCGAAGAGAGCGAGATCGACCCGGCCGCACCCATCCTCTTCAAGCCCTGTGGCACGCCCTGGCCGGAGCCACAGTGGATCGCCTCGGACGCCGACTATGTCGACTACATCACCGAGCTGATGGGCGGCTTCGCCATTCCCAACTACCTCAAGGAACGGCGCAAGGGCCTCAAGTACCTGGTGGCCGGCACACGGCTCAACCGCGACACCGTGCGCATGCTGCTCTCCGACTTCATCTACAGTGCGGCGCAACCGGCCGGCTGGGCGCTGATCCCCGAACCCAACGACAAGGAGCGGCGCTTCTGTGCGCGCATCGGCCTGACCGTGGTGGAAGCCGACGTGCGCGAACTGGCCGGCATCAGCATCAACGAGCCGGCAGCGGCCTGA
- a CDS encoding bacteriohemerythrin, with product MGALTFIDERHALGVAEMDATHREFVALAAELAAADDARFPALYAGLLEHTRAHFAAEDARMRATRFPAIGEHTNEHQRVLGELMAFGRGVQAGRLKLARAYVRESLPGWFDLHLATMDAALAAHLKRLVDVPG from the coding sequence ATGGGCGCGCTCACCTTCATCGACGAACGCCACGCCCTGGGCGTGGCGGAGATGGATGCCACCCACCGCGAGTTCGTCGCCCTCGCCGCCGAACTCGCGGCAGCCGACGATGCGCGCTTTCCCGCGCTCTACGCCGGCTTGCTGGAACACACCCGCGCACACTTCGCCGCCGAGGACGCGCGCATGCGTGCGACGCGCTTCCCGGCCATCGGCGAGCACACCAACGAGCACCAGCGCGTGCTCGGCGAACTGATGGCCTTCGGCCGCGGCGTGCAGGCCGGCCGGCTCAAGCTCGCGCGCGCCTACGTGCGCGAGAGCCTGCCCGGCTGGTTCGACCTGCACCTGGCGACCATGGATGCGGCGCTGGCGGCGCATCTGAAGCGTTTGGTGGATGTGCCCGGCTGA